One stretch of Cololabis saira isolate AMF1-May2022 chromosome 15, fColSai1.1, whole genome shotgun sequence DNA includes these proteins:
- the LOC133461301 gene encoding zinc finger protein 184-like, with amino-acid sequence MDNVTAMKALQLSAYERIKQATETVLLRLEDGADCGKMRLLLNEVLTTTVEEILRVFERTVVEYEERLLRSEQQVLQVCPQHRLLNSLFSPTVMLERADIQQLFPNKEEVSNKHLGRSSSMIPEETLSKEMQEEDKGCDCEGLDSDDDLTLAAEKLSDSLEQGGQNMSKDEKLTANAESDLGETHYTCSMCGERFAQLIGLSYHLKIHKSKKDRRMEGRKEFASRNSLRYHNLIHTGMRPFSCDNCNKRFRWPSQIRSHNCVSLSAITTSVKTDGPNYEGQKKPGCNSYTKPPSCPDNKVQTELRKCWQEQKTLASTIHKGDLSRHTALQTEVQNKVKQETAEPLHVKEEQEEKEIVNFTFCQVPVKVEEADETPQASQLLYIKAEENMGSVKEPEPGLPPHQHPTSNSSDTDVSDGEWEKLGQIQTALWTLR; translated from the exons ATGGACAACGTGACTGCGATGAAGGCTCTGCAGCTGTCGGCGTACGAGCGGATCAAGCAGGCCACTGAGACCGTCCTGCTGCGGCTGGAGGACGGGGCCGACTGCGGGAAGATGAGACTGCTGCTCAACGAGGTGCTCACGACCACCGTGGAGGAAATCCTCCGCGTGTTCGAGAGGACGGTGGTGGAGTACGAGGAGAGGCTGCTGCGGTCGGAgcagcaggtgctgcaggtctGCCCGCAGCACCGCCTGCTCAACTCCCTCTTCAGTCCCACAGTCATGTTGGAAAGAGCAG ACATCCAGCAGCTGTTTCCTAATAAAGAAGAGGTTTCTAATAAGCATCTGGGGAGGAGCTCCAGTATGATTCCAGAGGAGACACTCAGCAAAGAGATGCAAGAAGAAGATAAAGGATGTGACTGTGAAGGATTGGATTCAGATGATGATTTAACACTTGCTGCTGAAAAGCTTTCAGACTCTCTTGAACAAGGCGGACAGAACATGTCAAAGGATGAAAAACTCACTGCAAATGCAGAGAGTGATTTAGGAGAAACGCATTACACTTGCTCCATGTGTGGTGAAAGGTTTGCTCAATTAATAGGTCTGTCTTACCATTTGAAAATTCACAAATCAAAGAAAgacagaaggatggaaggaagaaaggaattTGCGTCAAGAAATAGTTTAAGATATCACAATCTCATTCACACTGGAATGAGACCTTTTTCGTGTGACAACTGTAACAAAAGGTTCAGGTGGCCGTCACAAATCAGAAGCCATAACTGTGTCTCATTAAGTGCCATTACAACTTCTGTTAAAACTGATGGTCCCAATTacgagggacaaaaaaaacctGGGTGTAATAGTTACACTAAACCACCTAGCTGTCCTGACAACAAGGTTCAAACTGAACTCAGAAAATGTTGGCAAGAGCAGAAGACACTGGCGTCCACTATACACAAAGGAGATCTGAGCCGACACACAGCGCTTCAAACGGAAGTACAGAACAAGGTGAAGCAGGAGACTGCAGAGCCTTTACATGTTAAAGAGGAACAAGAGGAAAAGGAAATAGTCAATTTCACATTCTGTCAAGTTCCTGTAAAGGTTGAAGAAGCCGATGAAACACCTCAGGCCTCACAGCTTCTTTACATCAAGGCTGAAGAGAACATGGGCTCAGTgaaggaaccagaaccaggtctacCGCCACATCAACATCCAACCTCAAACTCCTCAGACACTGATGTCAGTGATGGTGAATGGGAGAAGCTTGGACAGATTCAAACTGCTCTGTGGACCCTGCGTTAG